In one window of Candidatus Krumholzibacteriia bacterium DNA:
- a CDS encoding pyridoxal-dependent decarboxylase, whose translation MSLRPTPESDPTVARLARTFELLRAHLERESEQPVVDHAEPSELLDRIDFDLGCEPVDDDRLFATLEQLVAATPRTTTRRFFNQLFSGRDDFGTIGELIASFLNSSMYTFKAAGPQVMLERTLTQHMARKVGFGAGEGVFVPGGSISNLVGMVMARDAHRPDSRDAGLHAGPPLTLYASRLAHYSVPKNANMLGLGRAAVRAVDVDERGRLRPDALRRAIETDRAEGRDPFLVVATSGTTVLGAFDPLPAIADVADEFGLWLHVDGALGGSVSLSERHRHLIEGSERADSFTWNAHKMLGVPLAASVILTRQAGRLRGSMDEHASYLFQSPDATYEHGTMSPQCGRRNDALKLWAAWQSHGDRGMGARVDRLFGLARHAAGRVKAEPDLVLSREPESVTVCFEVAGRRSDDVCERLRHESRALVGYGDVDGRRVIRLALVNGALDESDVDTFFDAVLAVSTRSEEGDNALR comes from the coding sequence ATGTCCCTGCGCCCGACGCCCGAATCCGACCCCACCGTCGCGCGCCTCGCGCGCACTTTCGAGCTCCTGCGCGCCCACCTCGAGCGCGAGTCGGAGCAGCCGGTGGTCGACCACGCCGAGCCGTCCGAGCTGCTCGACCGCATCGACTTCGATCTGGGATGCGAGCCCGTCGACGACGACCGCCTGTTCGCCACGCTCGAGCAGCTCGTCGCGGCGACCCCGCGGACGACGACCCGACGCTTCTTCAACCAGCTCTTCAGTGGACGCGACGACTTCGGGACCATCGGCGAACTGATCGCGTCGTTCCTGAACTCGTCCATGTACACCTTCAAGGCCGCGGGCCCGCAGGTGATGCTCGAGCGCACTCTGACCCAGCACATGGCGCGCAAGGTCGGCTTCGGGGCGGGCGAGGGTGTCTTCGTTCCGGGTGGCTCGATCTCGAACCTCGTCGGCATGGTGATGGCCCGCGACGCGCACCGGCCGGACAGTCGCGACGCCGGCCTGCACGCCGGCCCTCCACTCACGCTCTACGCCTCGAGACTGGCCCACTACTCGGTGCCGAAGAACGCGAACATGCTGGGACTGGGACGGGCCGCGGTCCGTGCGGTCGATGTCGACGAACGGGGCCGCCTGCGGCCCGACGCTCTCCGTCGAGCCATCGAGACCGACCGTGCCGAGGGGCGTGACCCCTTCCTGGTGGTGGCGACCTCGGGGACGACCGTCCTCGGCGCCTTCGACCCGCTGCCCGCGATCGCCGACGTCGCCGACGAGTTCGGCCTGTGGTTGCACGTCGACGGAGCCCTCGGGGGCAGTGTCTCGCTCAGCGAGCGCCATCGGCACCTGATCGAGGGCAGCGAGCGGGCCGACTCCTTCACCTGGAACGCTCACAAGATGCTCGGCGTGCCCCTGGCCGCGTCGGTGATCCTCACGCGCCAGGCCGGGCGCCTGCGGGGGAGCATGGACGAACACGCCAGCTACCTCTTCCAGTCGCCGGACGCGACCTACGAGCACGGCACCATGTCGCCGCAGTGCGGGCGCCGCAACGACGCCCTGAAGCTCTGGGCGGCGTGGCAGAGCCACGGCGACCGGGGGATGGGTGCCCGCGTCGACCGACTCTTCGGACTCGCCCGACACGCTGCCGGTCGCGTGAAGGCCGAGCCGGACCTCGTGCTGTCGCGGGAGCCCGAGTCGGTCACCGTGTGCTTCGAGGTCGCCGGGCGGCGGAGCGACGACGTCTGCGAACGCCTGCGCCACGAGTCCCGCGCGCTCGTCGGTTATGGCGACGTCGACGGCCGGCGCGTGATCCGTCTGGCCCTCGTCAACGGCGCCCTCGACGAGTCCGACGTCGACACCTTCTTCGACGCGGTGCTCGCGGTGTCGACACGCAGTGAAGAGGGCGACAACGCCCTCCGTTGA